A genomic region of Streptomyces sp. R33 contains the following coding sequences:
- a CDS encoding ABC transporter ATP-binding protein: MADTATAPAHRAPSVAVDATRVPTVIADDVHVVYKVHGSGGRKGGATAALSRIFSRKPAPGMREVHAVKGVTFVAYKGEAIGLIGSNGSGKSTLLSAIAGLQPVARGRIYSHGQPSLLGVNAALMNDLTGERNVVLGGLAMGMSRQQIHERYQGIVDFSGINEKGDFISLPMRTYSSGMGARLRFSIAAAKDHDVLMIDEALATGDAAFQRRSQARIEELRERAGTVFLVSHGIGTVRETCDRAIWLEAGVLRMDGPSAEVCDAYEEFTSGR; the protein is encoded by the coding sequence GTGGCTGACACCGCAACCGCCCCCGCACACCGCGCACCGTCCGTGGCGGTCGACGCCACGCGCGTCCCCACCGTCATCGCCGACGACGTCCACGTCGTCTACAAGGTGCACGGCTCCGGTGGCCGCAAGGGCGGCGCCACCGCCGCCCTCAGCCGGATCTTCTCCCGCAAGCCGGCCCCCGGCATGCGCGAGGTGCACGCCGTCAAGGGCGTCACCTTCGTCGCGTACAAGGGCGAGGCCATCGGCCTGATCGGCTCCAACGGCTCGGGCAAGTCCACCCTGCTCTCCGCGATCGCCGGCCTCCAGCCCGTGGCACGCGGCAGGATCTACTCCCACGGCCAGCCCTCGCTCCTCGGCGTGAACGCCGCCCTGATGAACGACCTCACCGGCGAGCGCAACGTGGTCCTCGGCGGCCTCGCGATGGGGATGTCCAGGCAGCAGATCCACGAGCGCTACCAGGGCATCGTCGACTTCTCCGGCATCAACGAGAAGGGCGACTTCATCTCCCTGCCCATGCGCACGTACTCCTCCGGCATGGGCGCCCGGCTGCGCTTCTCCATCGCCGCCGCCAAGGACCACGACGTCCTGATGATCGACGAGGCCCTCGCCACCGGCGACGCCGCCTTCCAGCGCCGCAGCCAGGCCCGCATCGAGGAGCTCCGCGAGCGCGCCGGCACCGTCTTCCTCGTCAGCCACGGCATCGGCACGGTCCGCGAGACCTGCGACCGGGCGATCTGGCTGGAGGCCGGGGTCCTGCGCATGGACGGCCCCTCCGCCGAGGTCTGCGACGCGTACGAGGAGTTCACGTCGGGCCGCTGA
- a CDS encoding ABC transporter permease, with product MTVTTHPAEPATEPAAPASLAALAAAHGLTVSGARPPLPSYVRRLWGRRHFVTAYATARMHATYSTARLGQVWHLVTPLLNAAVYYFIFGIVMNASHDVPDYIPFLITGVFVWDFIGSSINASTRAVHSNLGLVRALHFPRASLPLSTVVQLFQQLLVTMGALVLLLLACGQTPAPRWLLAAPALALMAVFCAGVAMVMARIGSKSPDVSQLMPFILRTWMYSSGVMWSIDQMLSKDHLAHWVTVVLKTNPAAVYIDLMRYALIDSFDPHALPHHVWAIAVGWALLAGVGGFIYFWKAEEEYGRG from the coding sequence GTGACAGTGACCACCCACCCCGCCGAACCCGCGACGGAACCGGCGGCACCCGCCTCACTCGCAGCACTGGCGGCGGCCCACGGCCTGACCGTCAGCGGCGCCCGCCCCCCGCTCCCGAGCTACGTGCGCCGGCTCTGGGGCCGCCGTCACTTCGTGACCGCGTACGCCACCGCCCGGATGCACGCCACGTACAGCACGGCCCGGCTCGGCCAGGTCTGGCACCTGGTGACCCCGCTGCTCAACGCGGCCGTCTACTACTTCATCTTCGGCATCGTGATGAACGCCAGCCACGACGTGCCGGACTACATCCCGTTCCTGATCACGGGCGTCTTCGTCTGGGACTTCATCGGCAGCTCCATCAACGCCTCGACCCGTGCCGTGCACAGCAACCTCGGCCTGGTCCGCGCCCTGCACTTCCCGCGCGCCAGCCTGCCGCTGTCCACCGTCGTCCAGCTCTTCCAGCAGCTGCTCGTCACCATGGGCGCGCTCGTCCTGCTCCTGCTCGCCTGCGGCCAGACCCCGGCCCCGAGGTGGCTGCTGGCCGCGCCCGCCCTGGCCCTGATGGCCGTCTTCTGCGCCGGCGTCGCCATGGTCATGGCCCGCATCGGCAGCAAGAGCCCGGACGTCAGCCAGCTGATGCCGTTCATCCTGCGCACGTGGATGTACTCCTCCGGGGTCATGTGGTCCATCGACCAGATGCTCAGCAAGGACCACCTCGCGCACTGGGTCACCGTCGTGCTCAAGACCAACCCGGCAGCCGTCTACATCGACCTGATGCGCTACGCGCTGATCGACAGCTTCGACCCGCACGCGCTCCCGCACCACGTGTGGGCGATCGCCGTCGGCTGGGCCCTGCTCGCCGGCGTCGGCGGATTCATCTACTTCTGGAAGGCTGAGGAGGAGTACGGCCGTGGCTGA
- a CDS encoding TetR/AcrR family transcriptional regulator, translated as MTTDPAAAAPAPAPARRAPAGAAVLREDVTEAIRAAVLDELAAVGFSRMSIEGIARRAGVGKTAVYRRWKSKLHLVLDLVGAFAVDGLPVPATGSLYGDVRALLEVMSHVLQHPVASAVIPDLLVEAARNPEIADAVRGALLEGERRMAEGIVSEAVARGELAAGTDPGRALDLAIGPLYWRQVVVRDAVPAQYLDDLARSVVAGLTATSSAS; from the coding sequence ATGACCACCGACCCTGCCGCCGCCGCTCCCGCCCCCGCTCCCGCCCGCCGTGCCCCCGCCGGGGCCGCCGTCCTGCGCGAGGACGTGACCGAGGCGATCCGGGCCGCGGTACTGGACGAACTGGCCGCGGTCGGGTTCTCGCGGATGTCCATCGAGGGGATCGCCCGGCGCGCGGGCGTCGGCAAGACGGCCGTCTACCGGCGCTGGAAGTCGAAGCTGCACCTGGTGCTCGACCTGGTGGGGGCCTTCGCGGTGGACGGCCTGCCGGTGCCGGCCACGGGCTCGCTGTACGGGGACGTACGGGCCCTGCTCGAGGTGATGTCCCACGTGCTGCAGCACCCGGTCGCCTCGGCGGTGATCCCGGACCTGCTGGTCGAGGCGGCCCGCAACCCGGAGATCGCGGACGCGGTGCGCGGCGCCCTGCTGGAGGGGGAGCGGCGGATGGCCGAGGGGATCGTCTCGGAGGCGGTGGCGCGGGGTGAACTCGCGGCGGGAACGGACCCGGGCCGGGCGCTGGACCTGGCGATCGGCCCGCTCTACTGGCGGCAGGTCGTCGTGCGCGACGCCGTGCCGGCGCAGTACCTGGACGACCTGGCCCGATCGGTGGTGGCGGGCCTGACGGCCACGTCGTCCGCGTCCTGA
- a CDS encoding CDP-glycerol glycerophosphotransferase family protein gives MPRFSVIVPAYKVQAYLQESLDSVLSQSYPDLELIAVDDASPDACGAIIDEYAARDARVTAVHLAHNLGLGPARNAGLARATGDYLVFLDGDDTLAPGALQAITDRLKDTGSPDVLVYDYARTFWTGELVRNRLAHRLSEEGPASFRLADRPALLGMLMVVWNKAYRREYVEREGLEFPPGFYEDTPWTYPALLAAESLAVLDRVCVHYRQRRTGSILTTTSLRHLDIFDQYDRVFGYLAGRPELERWRPTVHRRMAEHFCALYADPHRLPRKSRAEFFHRASGLLRRYRAAGSRPLSLSRTDRIRHTLMRFGVRRTYRTLSLLRSAALAAGRTGASLWRGLRESALRLHYRVQRLLPLRPELAVFSAYWHGGYACNPAAVEAKLRELAPRMRTAWICDPRHAATLPPQTAMLRPGSAAYWTALARATYLTTNVNFDRALVKRPGQVLLQTQHGTPLKRVGLDLQDRPAATPTTDFAGLLRGADQWDYLLSANRHSTLVWEKAIPSSYTTLEYGYPRNDAFHRATLENVLALRERLGIPAGSTAVLYAPTHRDYRRSRPEHLDFERVLRDLGPRFTILARTHLTYADAPGRQVRHPRLVDVSAYPSVEELCLASDALVTDYSSLMFDYAALDRPIVIHADDWEAYEAARGTYFDLRSCPPGAIARTEDELVDIFATGHWQGSRSAQLRAAFRSRFCSYDDGRAAERVVRRVFLGQPAAVPPVVPLAERRPAPTAPSPTPSATPEPTLAPLTTPGLWP, from the coding sequence GTGCCCCGGTTCAGCGTCATCGTGCCCGCGTACAAGGTTCAGGCATACCTCCAGGAGAGTCTGGACTCGGTCCTGTCCCAGTCCTACCCGGATCTGGAACTGATCGCGGTGGACGACGCCTCCCCGGACGCCTGCGGCGCGATCATCGACGAGTACGCGGCGCGGGACGCCCGGGTGACCGCCGTGCACCTGGCGCACAACCTCGGCCTGGGCCCGGCCCGCAACGCGGGCCTGGCCCGGGCGACCGGCGACTACCTGGTCTTCCTCGACGGCGACGACACCCTCGCCCCGGGCGCCCTGCAGGCCATCACCGACCGGCTCAAGGACACCGGCTCCCCCGACGTCCTCGTCTACGACTACGCGCGCACCTTCTGGACGGGGGAGCTGGTGCGCAACCGCCTCGCGCACCGGCTGTCCGAGGAGGGCCCGGCCAGCTTCCGGCTCGCGGACCGCCCGGCCCTGCTCGGCATGCTGATGGTCGTCTGGAACAAGGCCTACCGCCGCGAGTACGTGGAGCGCGAGGGCCTGGAGTTCCCGCCCGGGTTCTACGAGGACACCCCCTGGACCTACCCGGCGCTGCTGGCCGCCGAGTCCCTCGCCGTCCTGGACCGGGTGTGCGTGCACTACCGCCAGCGGCGCACCGGCTCGATCCTGACCACCACCAGCCTCCGCCACCTCGACATCTTCGACCAGTACGACCGGGTCTTCGGGTACCTCGCCGGCCGCCCCGAGCTGGAGCGCTGGCGCCCCACCGTGCACCGGCGGATGGCCGAGCACTTCTGCGCCCTGTACGCGGACCCGCACCGCCTCCCGCGCAAGAGCCGCGCCGAGTTCTTCCACCGGGCCTCGGGGCTGCTGCGCCGCTACCGGGCCGCCGGCTCGCGGCCGCTGTCCCTGTCGCGCACCGACCGGATCCGGCACACCCTGATGCGGTTCGGGGTGCGCCGCACGTACCGCACGCTCTCGCTGCTCCGCTCGGCCGCGCTGGCGGCAGGGCGTACGGGGGCGTCGCTGTGGCGGGGCCTGCGCGAGAGCGCGCTGCGCCTGCACTACCGCGTCCAGCGGCTGCTGCCGCTGCGCCCGGAGCTGGCGGTCTTCTCCGCGTACTGGCACGGCGGCTACGCCTGCAACCCGGCGGCCGTCGAGGCCAAGCTGCGCGAGCTCGCGCCCCGGATGCGGACGGCGTGGATCTGCGACCCTCGGCACGCCGCGACGCTGCCGCCGCAGACGGCGATGCTCCGCCCCGGCTCCGCCGCGTACTGGACCGCGCTCGCCAGGGCCACGTACCTCACCACGAACGTCAACTTCGACCGCGCCCTGGTCAAGCGGCCGGGCCAGGTGCTGCTGCAGACCCAGCACGGCACCCCGCTCAAGCGGGTCGGCCTGGACCTCCAGGACCGGCCCGCGGCCACTCCCACCACGGACTTCGCGGGCCTGCTGCGCGGCGCGGACCAGTGGGACTACCTGCTCTCCGCGAACCGGCACTCCACCCTGGTGTGGGAGAAGGCGATCCCCTCCTCGTACACCACGCTCGAGTACGGCTACCCGCGCAACGACGCCTTCCACCGGGCCACCCTGGAGAACGTCCTGGCGCTGCGCGAGCGCCTCGGCATCCCGGCGGGCTCGACAGCGGTCCTGTACGCGCCGACCCACCGCGACTACCGGCGCAGCCGGCCCGAGCACCTCGACTTCGAGCGGGTGCTGCGCGATCTGGGCCCGCGCTTCACGATCCTGGCGCGCACGCACCTGACGTACGCGGACGCGCCCGGCCGGCAGGTGCGCCACCCGCGCCTGGTCGACGTCTCCGCGTACCCGTCGGTGGAGGAGCTCTGCCTGGCCTCGGACGCGCTGGTGACGGACTACTCGTCCCTGATGTTCGACTACGCGGCGCTGGACCGGCCGATCGTGATCCACGCGGACGACTGGGAGGCGTATGAGGCCGCCCGCGGCACCTACTTCGACCTGCGGTCGTGCCCGCCGGGAGCGATCGCCCGGACCGAGGACGAGCTGGTGGACATCTTCGCCACCGGCCACTGGCAGGGCTCGCGTTCGGCGCAGCTGCGAGCGGCGTTCCGCTCCCGTTTCTGCTCGTACGACGACGGCCGCGCGGCCGAGCGCGTCGTCCGCCGCGTCTTCCTGGGCCAGCCGGCCGCGGTCCCGCCCGTCGTCCCGCTCGCGGAGCGCCGCCCCGCTCCCACGGCCCCGTCCCCGACCCCCTCCGCCACCCCCGAACCCACACTGGCCCCGCTGACGACTCCCGGCCTCTGGCCGTAG
- a CDS encoding carbohydrate ABC transporter permease has translation MSASAQARPGERAGARPVPRAGARAGRLAAGAASGAVRVFLVLAALFWLLPTLGLLISSLLSPTDLNKGGWWQALTAPTRLTADNYERLLANDTITNALLITVAITVPATLLVVVLGSLAGYAFAWLDFPGRDWLFLIVVGLLVVPVQVALIPVSELFGAIGLFGTTAGVVLFHTAFGLPFAVFLLRNFFAQIPRELLEAARLDGAGELRLFTKVVLPLGAPAIASLAIFQFLWVWNDMLVALVFADSAHPPVTVALQQQVRQFGNNIDVLAPGAFLSMVVPLVVFFAFQRQFVTGVMAGAVK, from the coding sequence ATGAGCGCCTCCGCCCAGGCCCGCCCGGGAGAACGTGCCGGTGCCCGCCCCGTTCCCCGCGCCGGTGCGCGGGCCGGCCGGCTCGCGGCCGGCGCGGCCTCGGGGGCCGTCCGCGTGTTCCTGGTGCTGGCCGCGCTGTTCTGGCTGCTGCCCACCCTCGGGCTGCTGATCTCCTCCCTCCTCTCCCCCACCGACCTGAACAAGGGCGGCTGGTGGCAGGCGCTGACCGCGCCGACGCGGCTGACGGCCGACAACTACGAGCGGCTGCTGGCCAACGACACCATCACGAACGCCCTGCTCATCACGGTGGCCATCACGGTCCCGGCGACCCTGCTCGTGGTCGTCCTGGGTTCGCTCGCCGGATACGCCTTCGCCTGGCTGGACTTCCCGGGCCGGGACTGGCTGTTCCTGATCGTGGTGGGGCTGCTCGTCGTCCCGGTGCAGGTGGCGCTGATCCCGGTATCGGAACTGTTCGGCGCCATAGGGCTGTTCGGGACCACGGCCGGGGTGGTCCTGTTCCACACCGCGTTCGGGCTGCCGTTCGCCGTGTTCCTGCTGCGCAACTTCTTCGCGCAGATCCCGCGCGAGCTGCTGGAGGCGGCCCGCCTCGACGGCGCGGGCGAACTGCGGCTGTTCACCAAGGTGGTGCTGCCGCTGGGCGCGCCCGCGATCGCCTCGCTCGCCATCTTCCAGTTCCTGTGGGTGTGGAACGACATGCTGGTCGCGCTGGTGTTCGCCGACTCGGCGCACCCGCCGGTCACGGTCGCCCTCCAGCAGCAGGTCCGGCAGTTCGGCAACAACATCGACGTGCTGGCGCCCGGCGCGTTCCTGTCGATGGTGGTGCCGCTCGTGGTGTTCTTCGCCTTCCAGCGGCAGTTCGTCACGGGGGTGATGGCGGGGGCGGTCAAGTAA
- a CDS encoding carbohydrate ABC transporter permease yields the protein MPPSASRSSEARRRRIVAAAFLLPALVLLGALVVHPIGYSVYRSFFDRSGDTFVGGGNYQEILHDDTIRTALKNTALWVVLAPTTATALGLIFAVLTERVRWGTAFKLLVFMPMAISMLAAGIIFRLVYDHDPDRGVANAVWVGVHDTFAESSAFPKARPGRDSPLVPAAGAAAGGFTTRDPVRAGVPVLLPLVGVAPEDLPEGTRTARAAPADPGKVTGTAWQDFTRGGGGRTNGVDPTESGFAGMRIEAVKDGKVVDSATARADGTFTLSAKADGALLRLPASNFREAYAGVEWLGPTLVTPAVIGAYVWMWAGFAMVLIGAGLAAVPRELLEAARVDGANEWQVFRRVTVPLLAPVLAVVLVTLVINVMKIFDLVFVIAPGSVQDDANVLALQLYRTSFGTDADPGLGSAIAVLLLALVVPVMLYNIRRLRKEGSR from the coding sequence ATACCCCCCTCGGCTTCACGGTCCTCGGAGGCCCGGCGCCGCCGCATCGTCGCGGCGGCGTTCCTCCTGCCCGCCCTGGTGCTGCTCGGCGCGCTCGTCGTGCACCCCATCGGCTATTCGGTCTACCGCAGCTTCTTCGACCGCTCCGGCGACACGTTCGTGGGCGGCGGCAACTACCAGGAGATCCTGCACGACGACACGATCCGCACGGCCCTGAAGAACACGGCGCTGTGGGTGGTGCTGGCGCCGACCACGGCCACCGCCCTCGGCCTGATCTTCGCGGTGCTCACCGAACGGGTGCGCTGGGGCACGGCGTTCAAGCTGCTCGTGTTCATGCCGATGGCGATCTCGATGCTGGCGGCGGGCATCATCTTCCGGCTCGTGTACGACCACGACCCCGACCGGGGGGTCGCGAACGCGGTCTGGGTCGGGGTCCACGACACCTTCGCGGAGTCCTCCGCCTTCCCCAAGGCCCGTCCGGGCCGCGACTCCCCGCTGGTCCCGGCCGCCGGAGCCGCCGCGGGCGGCTTCACCACCCGGGATCCCGTACGGGCGGGCGTACCGGTGCTGCTCCCGCTGGTCGGCGTGGCTCCGGAGGACCTGCCCGAAGGGACCCGTACGGCCCGGGCCGCGCCCGCCGACCCCGGCAAGGTCACCGGAACGGCCTGGCAGGACTTCACCCGGGGCGGCGGCGGCCGGACGAACGGCGTCGACCCGACCGAGTCCGGCTTCGCGGGGATGCGGATCGAGGCGGTCAAGGACGGCAAGGTGGTCGACTCGGCCACGGCCCGCGCCGACGGCACCTTCACCCTGTCCGCGAAGGCCGACGGAGCCCTGCTGCGGCTGCCGGCGTCGAACTTCCGGGAGGCGTACGCGGGGGTGGAGTGGCTCGGCCCGACGCTGGTGACCCCGGCGGTGATCGGGGCGTACGTCTGGATGTGGGCCGGTTTCGCGATGGTGCTGATCGGGGCCGGGCTTGCCGCCGTACCGCGGGAGCTGCTGGAGGCGGCGCGGGTGGACGGGGCGAACGAGTGGCAGGTGTTCCGCCGGGTCACGGTGCCGCTGCTGGCGCCCGTGCTGGCGGTCGTCCTCGTCACCCTCGTCATCAACGTGATGAAGATCTTCGACCTGGTCTTCGTGATCGCTCCGGGCTCGGTGCAGGACGACGCGAACGTGCTCGCCCTCCAGCTGTACCGCACCTCCTTCGGCACCGACGCCGATCCGGGGCTGGGCAGCGCCATCGCCGTACTGCTGCTGGCGCTGGTGGTCCCGGTCATGCTCTACAACATCCGCAGGCTGCGGAAGGAGGGTTCCCGATGA
- a CDS encoding ABC transporter substrate-binding protein, with amino-acid sequence MRRQGTSRTTNRRSSHAAAWTALAAAGALALSACGDGGDKKDGPPKGGEASTAGQRVELPKLNGEKLEVAAVWTGPEQANFTKVLKEFEKRTGATVTFVPAQDPIVTFLGTKIAGGQPPDVALLPQVGALVSAVQNKWVQPVGPEAKAQLDKNYSDGWKKLGAVDGTQYGVYYKAANKSLVWYNAKAFEAAGVQPPKTWKELLTAADTLSASGTPAVSVAGADGWTLTDWFENVYLSQAGPQKYDQLAKHQIKWTDDSVKQALTTLGELFGRKDFLAGGPSGALATEFPKSVTQTFTGGGRPAAAMVFEGDFVAVNIAQTEAKVGEDALVFPFPAVGGKAPVVSGGDVAVALKPSAGAQALLTFLASPDAAEIQAREGGFVSPNKSVDTKAYPNDIQRNIAKALIAAGDDFRFDMSDQAPAAFGGTPGAGEWKALQDFLANPSDVAGIQARLEADAAKAYGN; translated from the coding sequence ATGCGCAGGCAGGGAACGAGCCGTACGACGAACCGTAGAAGCAGCCACGCCGCCGCCTGGACGGCACTGGCGGCCGCGGGCGCCCTCGCGCTGAGCGCGTGCGGGGACGGCGGGGACAAGAAGGACGGCCCGCCGAAGGGCGGTGAGGCGTCCACGGCCGGGCAGCGGGTGGAATTACCGAAGCTGAACGGCGAGAAGTTGGAGGTCGCGGCGGTCTGGACGGGGCCGGAGCAGGCGAACTTCACGAAGGTCCTGAAGGAGTTCGAGAAGCGGACGGGTGCCACGGTCACCTTCGTCCCGGCCCAGGACCCGATCGTCACCTTCCTCGGTACGAAGATCGCGGGCGGCCAGCCGCCGGACGTGGCGCTGCTGCCGCAGGTCGGGGCCCTGGTCTCGGCGGTGCAGAACAAGTGGGTGCAGCCCGTCGGCCCGGAGGCCAAGGCGCAGCTCGACAAGAACTACTCGGACGGCTGGAAGAAGCTCGGCGCGGTCGACGGCACCCAGTACGGGGTGTACTACAAGGCCGCCAACAAGTCGCTGGTCTGGTACAACGCGAAGGCCTTCGAGGCGGCGGGCGTGCAGCCGCCGAAGACCTGGAAGGAGCTGCTGACCGCGGCCGACACCCTCTCCGCGTCCGGTACCCCGGCCGTCTCGGTGGCCGGTGCGGACGGCTGGACCCTGACGGACTGGTTCGAGAACGTCTACCTCTCGCAGGCGGGCCCGCAGAAGTACGACCAGCTCGCCAAGCACCAGATCAAGTGGACGGACGACAGCGTCAAGCAGGCGCTGACCACCCTCGGCGAGCTGTTCGGGCGCAAGGACTTCCTGGCGGGCGGCCCGAGCGGGGCGCTGGCCACCGAGTTCCCGAAGTCGGTGACGCAGACCTTCACCGGGGGCGGCCGGCCGGCGGCCGCGATGGTCTTCGAGGGCGACTTCGTGGCGGTGAACATCGCGCAGACCGAGGCGAAGGTGGGCGAGGACGCCCTCGTCTTCCCGTTCCCGGCGGTCGGCGGCAAGGCGCCGGTGGTCTCGGGCGGTGACGTCGCGGTCGCGCTGAAGCCGTCGGCCGGGGCGCAGGCGCTGCTGACGTTCCTGGCCTCACCGGACGCGGCGGAGATCCAGGCCCGCGAGGGCGGTTTCGTCTCCCCGAACAAGTCGGTCGACACGAAGGCCTATCCGAACGACATCCAGCGGAACATCGCCAAGGCCCTGATCGCGGCGGGCGACGACTTCCGCTTCGACATGTCGGACCAGGCTCCGGCGGCGTTCGGCGGGACCCCGGGCGCGGGCGAGTGGAAGGCGCTGCAGGACTTCCTGGCGAACCCGTCGGACGTGGCGGGCATCCAGGCCAGACTGGAGGCGGACGCGGCCAAGGCCTACGGGAACTGA